The sequence ATTGGGATGCTCCCCTAATGCGGTTGCCAATTGGGCGCTTTCTTGGGTGCCGCCGATCAACCACAGGGTCACGGTTTGGGGGATGGACTCGCTTTCGGGGTCGGCTTTTGGGCTGGGGCTTGCCATTCCTGCAATTCCCGATTCACCGCATTTTGTAAATCAATCGGCACCAGGGCAATTTGTCTGGTAGTTCCCTCAGCGGGTGGGTCAATTTCGGCGTACAATGCCGTGCCACTAAAATCCGTATTTCCCAAGATTAAACGGTGATTGTTGCCATTTTCTAAGGTGACTTGAATGGTGGCACTGGGCACGGCTAAACCAAATTTCGCCTGATCCTGTACCGGAATCGTGATGTCCTTGTCCTGCACCCGTTCTACATTGGTCAATTGCCCTAATAAAAATGCAATCGGGGCATCATTGGCTGGTTTTTTTTGCGGGGCGACCATGCGCCATTCCCCCACCTTGACCCGTTCAAATTTCAACGTTTCCTTCGGCTTGGTAATGGTAATGGCTGTGACCTCTTTTTCCGTAAAATTAAATAATTTCGCTTGTTTTGTTTGCTTGGCTTCCTGCTGGGGTTTGCCCACGAATTCCCAATAGCTGACCCCCCCTGCCAAACCAATTGCCAGACCGAGAATGATCAATGTACTTGGGGCAAGTTTCATGGTTTAACGACCGTATTGTTCCAAACAGCGGATAAATAATTCTACCCCCAAACTGAGTACCGCTTCATCAAAATCAAACCGGGGATGGTGGTGGGGAAAATCCAACCCTTTGCTGGGATTCGCCGACCCCAAAAAGAAATAGCACCCCGGCACTTCCTGGAGAAAAAAGCTCATGTCCTCGCCCCCCAGGGTTTGACAATCGGGCAGAACGCCCAATCCCGGTTCCACCACCTGTTGCGCCACGGTACGCACCAATTCGGTCATGGCTGGGTCATTCACCAAGGGCGGGTAAAGGTATTCGTAATCCCAGCGGTAGGTGGCACCATAGGCGTGACAAATTCCCTGGATGATGCTCTCCAGCTTTTGGGGGATCACCTTGGCTAAATCTGGGTTGAAGTAGCGCACCGTCCCCCCCAGGGTCGCCTGGTCGGCAATGACATTCCGGGCATGACCGCTGTGGAATTCCCCCACCGTCACCACCGCCGGTTCCAGGGGGCTGATTTGCCGGGCCACCACACTTTGCAGAGCCACCACCACCTGCGCCGCCACCACCAGGGCATCCACGGTCTGTTGGGGTTTAGCGCCATGCCCCCCCCGTCCCTGAATCTGGCACCGAAAAAAGTCAGAAGCGGCCATCAACGGCCCGGAGCGCACCCCCACCGACCCCGCAGGCAGGTCATTCCACAGGTGCAGACCAAACATGGCTTCCACCCGGGGATTTTCCAACACCCCCGCCTCGATCATCGGTTTCGCACCGCCAGGCCCTTCCTCCGCCGGTTGAAAGATGAGCTTCACCGTGCCCCGCAGGTGTTCCCGGTGGTGAGCCAGATAATGCGCCACCCCCAGCAAAATCGCCGTATGTCCGTCATGGCCGCAGGCGTGCATCACCCCATCAATCTGGGAACGGTAGGGCACCGTGTTTAATTCCTGAATGGGCAGGGCATCCATATCCGCCCGCAGTCCCATCACCGGCCCTGGTCTCGACCCAGAAATCACCGCCACTACCCCGGTTTGGGCAATACCCGTCTGCGGTTGATACCCCCATTGGCGGAGCAATTCCACCACCCGTGCCGCCGTTTCCACCTCCCGAAACCCCAATTCCGGGCGTTGGTGCAATGTCCTGCGCCATTGGACAAGCTGGGGTTGCAGAGCCTGAATCGCAGGGCGAATGGGGATCGACGAGGTCGCCAGGGTCAAGGTTCCTGCCCCTCCATACAAGGATTTTTCATCTTAATTTTACAATTTTAGAATAGACGGGGGGTTCGCTTCGTTGGCACCTAACGAGCCACCAAATCCAATTCCGGCAACACCACCTGGGTCGGCACCGGCCGCCCTGCCACCCACCAGCACACCAAGGCCGGGATCACCCCCAACCCCACCCCCAAACCGATGGGAATCCAGTAGGAACCAGCCAACAACCCCAGGGTAATCACCGCCCCAAACAGAAAATTCACCAGGTAGATCACCAACGGTAAGGTCAGACTCCGCCGGTCTAGGTTCAACCGCTGTGCCTTCATCACCCCCCACCCCAGGGCGGCTACGGTCATAAACACCACCCCGGTTCCCACCCAACCGGCCAAATTCCGATAGGGCATCCCAAAAAATGCCCCCACCTCCTGAAACTCCCAAAAGGGCACCGGCGTTTGACTCATCGCTGGGTCAAGGGCTAAATCCCACGCCATCAACAAAATTGCCCCCAACCCGACCGCCCCCGCCAACCGTAACCCCTCCCGTTGCAACCGCCCCAACCCGCCGTAAGCCAGCAAAAAACACACCAAACCCATGTAAAACCAGGACAGGGGGATGGTAAAGGGCACCAACCCGGCAATTTTATACCCCAAGCCGTCCAAATAACCATAATGCCCAAACGGAAACCCAGTGCTGGTACCAAGCAATTCACTCGCCAAAGACAAGCCCACCGCCGGGACGAAAAACCCCCACAACAACCGGGCACCCAACACCCGCACCCCGTAGAGAATCACCGCCAGCGCCCCTAACAAAATATAGACAATGCCGCCCCCCGCCATACTCCAGGCGAACAGCCGTTGACCCACCGCCGGTAACGCCAGCACCCAAGCGGGATGGGGTAACACCAGTACCAAACCCGCCACGCCAAACACCATCGCCACAATATGCGCCGCTACCGCCAGCCGTTCCATCCGTATTCCGTGGGTCATAACACCATCCCAGTCACCAAATTACCTCTGCCTTTAATAGTTTACAAATCTTTAAGAGTTTTTCTCAGGGAATCCCCCAAAATCTTTTAGACTTACCCATTTTTTTATTTATCTGTTCACCCCACCGGCTTCACATCGTCCCCCGGAACAAGCCTTGGGGTCGCACCAACAGCACCAGCATCATCACCACCAACGCCACCCCCAGTTTGTACTCACTCGGCAACCAGTAGGTACTCACCTCCTGCGCCACCCCCACGATCACCGCCCCCAGGATTGCCCCGTAGGGATTGCCAATCCCCCCCAAAATCACCGCCGCAAACATCGGCAGGAGCAAAAACCAACCCATATTCGGGCGCACCGCCGTAATCAGTCCATACATCGCCCCGCCCAGTGCCGTTACCCCCCCCGCCACCACCCACGTCCACAGGATCACCCGCTGGACATTCACCCCCGCCACCTTTGCCAATTCCGGATTGTCCGCCACCGCCCGCATCTGCCGCCCCACCGCAGTTTTTTGTAATAATAAATGTAGGACAATAACCGCTAAAATTGCCAATCCCAGCACCACGATCCGATTGGTTGTCACCTGCACCATCCCCAGGCGCACCGCCCCAAACACCGGCAGATTATAGTTTTGGTTCTGACCGCCCCAGATCAAAATCAAACCATTGCGGATGAATAATGCCAACCCAATGGACATGATCATCATGGTGGTGGGAGACGTTCGCCGACGCCGCACTGGTGCCCAGAGGATGGTTTCTGTCAGGACAAACGCACCGATGGTCAAACCGCATCCTGCCACCATCGCCAGGGGCAGGGGGAATCCCCAACTATTGACCAGGAGGGTTGCATAGGCTCCCAGGGTCAAAAAATCCCCGTGGGCAAAATTAGACAGGCGCAAAATGCCATACACCAGGGTCAAGCCCACCGACCCCAGGGCGATGATCCCCCCCAAAGCCAAGCCATTGATCAGCAGTTGCGCCAGTTCCACATTGATCATGGTTCAAACTATAGCAATCCCCATTGAATTTAAGCAGGTTTTGGGAATTTCCGCATCTTGGCAAGAGAATTTTTTGCCGCTTCAAAGAACGAAAATCGTGATGTGCTGGCAGGGGAACCTCTATTTATTACTTGAATTCCTTGAACCAATCATAAATCCCATCATGGGAATGCCCATATTCGCCAGAACCAAGGGCACTGCGACCGCTAACTTTGAATTGATAGAGGTGCACAGGAAATAGAGCGATTACAAATACCTAAAAAATATCGCATTCTAAATCGAAATGACTATATATACTTCACACCATAAACCCAGGAGAGCATCCCACTTCAGCCCAAACATGGTTCCTAACAGGCAGTGGTCAGTGGAGCACTGTCTCCTGGAATTCCACCTATCATCGGTATTTCCAGCTATGGGCAGAGCGAGAATCGAACTCGCAAGGTATTGCTACCGGCAGATTTTGAGTCTGCTGCGTCTACCAGTTCCGCCATCCGCCCAGGGATCAACTAATATACCACAAGGGCAACCCTATCGGTTGTGTGGGCAATTCTTTACCCAGAAGTTACCCTAAGTGGGGGTGTATTGGGGGGGGCGATGCAATTCACGATCCTGAGCCATGCGGGACTACTGGTGCAACACGCAGGCGTATCTCTGGTGACCGACCCTTGGCTGTGGGGTTCCTGCTATTGGCGGAGTTGGTGGAATTTCCCAGAGGCTCCCCCCGAGTTGATGAATGAATTACAACCTGATTACATTTATATTACCCATTTGCACTGGGATCATTTTCACGGCCCATCCCTACGCCATTTTCATCGGGAAACGCCCATCTTAGTCCCCCTGGTGCATACCCGCCGCATGGTCAAGGATTTGCAGAGTTTAGGGTTTAGAAATATCATCGAAATTCCCCACGGTGGCAAAATTAAGTTAGGTGAACATTTGTTTTTACATTCCTTTCAATTTGGGATTACGGTTGATTCAGCAGTGGTGATCACGA comes from Synechococcus sp. C9 and encodes:
- a CDS encoding amidohydrolase — translated: MTLATSSIPIRPAIQALQPQLVQWRRTLHQRPELGFREVETAARVVELLRQWGYQPQTGIAQTGVVAVISGSRPGPVMGLRADMDALPIQELNTVPYRSQIDGVMHACGHDGHTAILLGVAHYLAHHREHLRGTVKLIFQPAEEGPGGAKPMIEAGVLENPRVEAMFGLHLWNDLPAGSVGVRSGPLMAASDFFRCQIQGRGGHGAKPQQTVDALVVAAQVVVALQSVVARQISPLEPAVVTVGEFHSGHARNVIADQATLGGTVRYFNPDLAKVIPQKLESIIQGICHAYGATYRWDYEYLYPPLVNDPAMTELVRTVAQQVVEPGLGVLPDCQTLGGEDMSFFLQEVPGCYFFLGSANPSKGLDFPHHHPRFDFDEAVLSLGVELFIRCLEQYGR
- the cruF gene encoding gamma-carotene 1'-hydroxylase CruF, with translation MTHGIRMERLAVAAHIVAMVFGVAGLVLVLPHPAWVLALPAVGQRLFAWSMAGGGIVYILLGALAVILYGVRVLGARLLWGFFVPAVGLSLASELLGTSTGFPFGHYGYLDGLGYKIAGLVPFTIPLSWFYMGLVCFLLAYGGLGRLQREGLRLAGAVGLGAILLMAWDLALDPAMSQTPVPFWEFQEVGAFFGMPYRNLAGWVGTGVVFMTVAALGWGVMKAQRLNLDRRSLTLPLVIYLVNFLFGAVITLGLLAGSYWIPIGLGVGLGVIPALVCWWVAGRPVPTQVVLPELDLVAR
- a CDS encoding branched-chain amino acid ABC transporter permease, which encodes MELAQLLINGLALGGIIALGSVGLTLVYGILRLSNFAHGDFLTLGAYATLLVNSWGFPLPLAMVAGCGLTIGAFVLTETILWAPVRRRRTSPTTMMIMSIGLALFIRNGLILIWGGQNQNYNLPVFGAVRLGMVQVTTNRIVVLGLAILAVIVLHLLLQKTAVGRQMRAVADNPELAKVAGVNVQRVILWTWVVAGGVTALGGAMYGLITAVRPNMGWFLLLPMFAAVILGGIGNPYGAILGAVIVGVAQEVSTYWLPSEYKLGVALVVMMLVLLVRPQGLFRGTM
- a CDS encoding DUF4340 domain-containing protein, whose translation is MKLAPSTLIILGLAIGLAGGVSYWEFVGKPQQEAKQTKQAKLFNFTEKEVTAITITKPKETLKFERVKVGEWRMVAPQKKPANDAPIAFLLGQLTNVERVQDKDITIPVQDQAKFGLAVPSATIQVTLENGNNHRLILGNTDFSGTALYAEIDPPAEGTTRQIALVPIDLQNAVNRELQEWQAPAQKPTPKASPSPKP